GCTCCGGTGGCGGCGTCGCCGCGCTCACATCTTCGAGCAGCGCCCGTGCGCGACGAAACTCGGCCTTGGCCGCGAGCAGCCGCGCCAGTTCGAGGCGCACCGGGACCGAGCCGGGCTCGAGCGAATGCGCCAGCTCGAGCGGCGCCAGGGCCGCGGCGCCATCGCCTTCGGCGAGGAATATGCGCGCCAGCATGAAATGCGTCGCGGCGTCGGCCTCGGGGCTGGCGATGAGCTCGACCAGCAGCGCCTTGGCTTCGGCGAAGGCGCGCCGTTCCAGCAGCAGCAGGGCCAGGTTATGGCGCGCCGAGCGCAGCTCGATGCCGGCCGCGATCGCCTGCCGGTAGAGCGCCTCGGCGGAAGCGGCCTGGCCGGCCTGATGCGCCCGAAGGGCTTGCTTGAAATAAGTGGTCATGAAGGAGGAAGCCGCTTCGGGACATCGGTCGGACGGTCGGCCCATCTTCCCCAACCCGGCCGGCTTGGCAATGGCGGCTTGACAGGGAACAATCTATGAACGAGTATCGATATTATAAATACTAATATAGGTTGTAGATGTCCGGGCATTGGAAGCTGCGACATTCGAAGCAGCGGCATCGGGGGGAGCGGCGATGGATGGCGCGGTGACGGCAGCCCCGGAGACCGGCCGCGCGCGACCGGCGGGATGGGGCGGGACGCTCAAGCCCGGCGGACGGATTGCCAGCGTGGCGTTCCATGGCATCGAGGTGCTGGGGGTCGATGTGCAGGTGCAGACCGCGAGCGGCCTCCCCGTCTTCGCCGTGGTCGGATTGCCGGACAAGGCGGTGGGCGAAAGCCGCGAGCGGGTGCGCGCCGCCCTGGCGTCGCTGGGCCTGGCACTGCCGCCCAAGCGCATCATCGTCAATCTGGCGCCGGCCGATCTCAACAAGGAAGGCAGTCATTTCGATCTGCCGATCGCGCTGGCGCTGCTGGCGACCATGGGCGTGCTGCCGGGCGCCGAGCTCAACCGCTATGCGGCCCTGGGCGAGCTGGGCCTCGACGGGCGGATCGCCGCCGTGGCGGGCGTGCTGCCGGCCGCCATCAGCGCCGCGCAGATGGGGCTGGGGCTCATCTGTCCCGCCGAGCAGGGCGGCGAGGCCGCCTGGGCCGGCGAGATCGAGGTGGTGGCGGCGCCGAGCCTCCTCGCCCTGATCAATCATTTTCGCGGCAGCCAGGTCTTGCGCCCGCCCGAGCCCAAGATCGCACTGCAGGAGGGTGCTGCCCTCGATCTCGCCGACATCAAGGGACAGGAGAGCGCCAAGCGCGCGCTCGAGATCGCCGCGGTCGGATCTCACAACCTGCTGATGATCGGCCCGCCGGGTTCGGGCAAATCGATGCTGGCGCAGCGCCTGCCCGGCATTCTGCCGCCGCTCGAGCCGGCCGAGGCGCTCGAGGTCAGCATGATCCATTCGGTCGCGGGCAGTCTCGCCGGCGGCCGCCTGCTGCGCCGCCGGCCATTCCGCGACCCTCATCATTCGGCGACGCTGGCCGCCCTCACCGGCGGCGGCCCGCGCGCCAAGCCCGGCGAGGTCTCGCTCGCCCATCTGGGCGTGCTGTTCCTGGACGAGTTGCCGGAGTTCCCGCGTAGCGCGCTCGAATCGCTGCGCCAGCCGCTGGAAAGCGGCCGCGTCACGGTCGCGCGGGCCGCGGCCCACGTCACCTATCCCGCGCGCTTCCAGCTCATCGCCGCGATGAATCCCTGCCGCTGCGGCCATCTTGGCGATATGACCCGCGGCTGCGGCCGCCAGCCCCGCTGCGGCCAGGATTACCAGGCGAAGCTGTCGGGTCCGCTGCTCGATCGCCTTGACCTCGCGATCGAGGTGCCCGCGGTCAGCGCCAGCGACCTGACCCTGCCGCCCTCGGCCGAGCGGAGCGCCGATGTCGCGGCCCGCGTCGCCACCGCGCGGGCGTTCCACCATGAGCGCGTCAAGCGCCTGGTCGACGGCACCGCCTCACCGACGTCCTCGGCGCCGCGCTGCAATGCCGAGCTCGACGGCCGCTGGCTCGAGGAGCTGGCCGCCCCCGACAGCGAAGGCCGCCGGCTTCTCGGCAACGCGGTCGAGCGCTTCCGCCTCTCGGCGCGGGGTTATCATCGAATTCTGAAATTGGCCCGCAGCCTCGCCGACCTCGAGGCCGAGCCGCAGATCCGCCGCGTCCATATCGCCGAGGCGCTGTCCTACCGGCAGCTTCAGGCGGGGCCTTAGTGCAATCAAGACCTGACTGTTCCCCATCGGCTTCGGCCTTGCGGTTACGCGTCAGGGCTGCTATTTAAATCGCGGCTCCTGGACAGGAGCCGGAATAGAAACCTGGACTGGTTTCGGATTGGCATTATCGCGGGAGCTGCGCTGCCGCACGTTCATCCCATCCGGGATCGGTCCTCTCACTTTTGGAGGACCAAATGAAAAAATCGCTGACCGTCAAGATCAATCAATGCAGCGAGCAGGTCGTGGGGCCTGTTCGGAAGCTCTATGGCTTGCTGCCGGCAAAATCAGTCGTCCAACTGCTGGACACCGACGACCTCGCGGCAAATCCCCGCTCCGCAAAGAAGGGGTCTGTGACCGCTGACATCGAAGACAGCCTCAGATTATCTGTCGAGCTGTTTCCCGCGAAGACAAAAGGGATCTTGCTGGCATCCTCGTCATACAGGGCCCTTGACCGCGACCGCTACCAGCTTAGCTTCCTCGATCCCGAGACTGAGGGCATCCTCGACGGCGGTCACAACGCACTTGCGGCGGGTAGGCACATCCTCCGCGAGGCTGGGGCTACGGAGCGTGAACTCAATCGCGTGAAGGATTGGGAAGCGTTTAGGAAGGCTTGGACCGAGAACAGAAACGCAATTGGGGAAATTGTCGATTTGCTGGATTTCGAGATGCCAGTCGAAATCCAGGTCCCGGCTGAAATGCAAGATGAGAGCGTTGTAGAGACGTTCCGAAGTTCGCTCCTTGAGATCGGGGCAGCCAGGAACAATAACGTCCAATTGAGCGAAGAAACCAAGGCAAACAAGAAGGGCTTTTACGACGTCCTCAAGAAGGAACTGCCGAGCTCCCTGGCCGAAGCAGTTGAATGGAAGACCAACGACGGCGGCCGCATCAAGGTTCGAGACGTCATCGCCCTCTGCTGGATTGGTCTATCAAAGCTGGAGTTGCCTGGTGGTCTGCGTGTCAACCCGAACCAGATTTATCGCAACAAAGCCGTGTGTGTTGCTGCGTTCAATAAGCTGTTGGAGCACGCGGATGTTTCAACGCCGTCAGAGGGAGGGTATACAGTCGGCATTCATAATGAGGCCGTCAAAAGCGCCATGAAAGTCGCTGGCGTCTTTCCCGAGCTCTATGACATTCTGTATGAGGAAATCCCGTCGGCATACAATAAAGCTGGCGGCAGCTTCGGGAAGATCTCCGCGGTGAGGATCTACGACCCTGAGAAGGCTGCCGAGAAGAATCCCAAATACCTACGAGCCGAACCAACCACGCCCTTCTTCCAGCGTCCGGTGAGCTACACATGTCCAGACGGCTTCATCGTGCCCCTGTTGTACGGCCTGCGGGCACTGCTGGATGTCGATAAGGACGGGTTGCTGGTCTGGAAGACGAATCCCCAGGCGTTCTTGAGTAGGTTCCTAGTCGAAATCATGAAGAACTATCGGTTCGTGTTCGAGATGGCGGTGTGGGATCCTCAGAAGGTGGGCAAAAACATCAGCGCCTACGAGTTTGCGGAGAGCGCCATCGCCGCCATTTATAGCGTTAACCGGGCCAAATCGGCCGCGTAACAGCGCTCGCTCATCATTGACATGGGCCGCTCGCAAGGGCGGCCCATTGCTCTTGTAGATCGACCGGATTGGTCTGATTAAGCCAGCACGCTGCGACGTCACGAAGACAAGTACGGCGTGGGCCGCAGGCGCTCGTCGGAGGCGCTCTCTATTTCGGTACATGGCGCCGCTAGCGCGTCGCTGTCGGGTTAGAAGGAGCCCGGGAATCACCGCGGCCGAGATCATGCAAAATTCAGCTCGGTCGTAATCTCGATCTTCGAAGCCAGCGTGCGGTGGACCGGGCATTTGTTGGCGATCTCGAGGAGCCGCGCGCGCTGGCTGTCGTCGAGCGCGCCGATCAGCTCGATGCGGCAGTCGATCTGGTCGATGCCGACATCCTTGTCGGCGCAGTCGCGGCAATCCTCGCCATAGCGCTTCGCATGGCTGAGCCGCACCACGGTCCGCTCCAGCGGCCAATGCTTGCGCGAGGCAT
The nucleotide sequence above comes from Hypericibacter terrae. Encoded proteins:
- a CDS encoding YifB family Mg chelatase-like AAA ATPase, producing MAFHGIEVLGVDVQVQTASGLPVFAVVGLPDKAVGESRERVRAALASLGLALPPKRIIVNLAPADLNKEGSHFDLPIALALLATMGVLPGAELNRYAALGELGLDGRIAAVAGVLPAAISAAQMGLGLICPAEQGGEAAWAGEIEVVAAPSLLALINHFRGSQVLRPPEPKIALQEGAALDLADIKGQESAKRALEIAAVGSHNLLMIGPPGSGKSMLAQRLPGILPPLEPAEALEVSMIHSVAGSLAGGRLLRRRPFRDPHHSATLAALTGGGPRAKPGEVSLAHLGVLFLDELPEFPRSALESLRQPLESGRVTVARAAAHVTYPARFQLIAAMNPCRCGHLGDMTRGCGRQPRCGQDYQAKLSGPLLDRLDLAIEVPAVSASDLTLPPSAERSADVAARVATARAFHHERVKRLVDGTASPTSSAPRCNAELDGRWLEELAAPDSEGRRLLGNAVERFRLSARGYHRILKLARSLADLEAEPQIRRVHIAEALSYRQLQAGP
- a CDS encoding RidA family protein, encoding MKKSLTVKINQCSEQVVGPVRKLYGLLPAKSVVQLLDTDDLAANPRSAKKGSVTADIEDSLRLSVELFPAKTKGILLASSSYRALDRDRYQLSFLDPETEGILDGGHNALAAGRHILREAGATERELNRVKDWEAFRKAWTENRNAIGEIVDLLDFEMPVEIQVPAEMQDESVVETFRSSLLEIGAARNNNVQLSEETKANKKGFYDVLKKELPSSLAEAVEWKTNDGGRIKVRDVIALCWIGLSKLELPGGLRVNPNQIYRNKAVCVAAFNKLLEHADVSTPSEGGYTVGIHNEAVKSAMKVAGVFPELYDILYEEIPSAYNKAGGSFGKISAVRIYDPEKAAEKNPKYLRAEPTTPFFQRPVSYTCPDGFIVPLLYGLRALLDVDKDGLLVWKTNPQAFLSRFLVEIMKNYRFVFEMAVWDPQKVGKNISAYEFAESAIAAIYSVNRAKSAA